TTGCTGTGATTCGGGAGCAGGTCGGCGTCATTCATGGACTGGCTCATTGCATCGCATTCGCCAAGACCGAAGAATTGGAAGGGGAGTATGTCAATACGTCCCGTGATGGGTACGCATTGGCGCAAGACATCAGTGCTTATTCGCTGGTAGCAGTCGCTCGGGCAGCACGTCCACTGATGACAGAAGGAGGCAGCATCGTCACCATGACCTATTTGGGTGGAGAACGCGCCGTTCCAAATTACAATGTCATGGGGGTAGCAAAAGCTGCTCTGGATGCTTCCGTACGCTATTTGGCGAATGATCTGGGGAAAGAAAACATCCGAGTCAACGCGATTTCTGCCGGTCCGATTCGTACGCTGGCTGCAAAAGGAATTCGCAATTTTAACTCCGTTTTAAAAGAAATCGAAGAAAAAGCGCCATTGCGTCGGACCATCGATCAGTCTGAGGTGGGAGATACGGCATTGTTCCTGTTTAGCAGCTTGTCCCGTGGTATTACGGGCGAGATCTTGCACGTGGATGCAGGCTACAGCATTATGGGCGGCTAATATTGATACATGCATAACAGGCTCACCTTCTGCGCACACTTAACGTAAATGCGAGGAAGGGAGCCTGTTTTTTATGTTTCCATTGATTACGAACATGGAAGAGTTTTTGATTTATATGGGTGGTGGCTTCCAGTATCTACCTGCCCATTTCAGCGACGAAGCGGGAGATCCTGGTCTTTCTGCCGAATCGTTCTCGGGGAATTCCGATGCACAGGCTGTGACGGGCACGGGTAATCGCGACGTATAGGAGCCTGCGTTCTTCCTCGAGTGCGGCACTCCCGCCTTTGCGCAGCTCGTCCAGCGTATACTCGTGAGGCAAGGCACCTTCGACCAAATCCGGCAAAAAGACGTGGTCGTACTCGAGACCTTTTGCTCGGTGAATACTTAATACATGTACTGCTTCGTCAGGGAGTGGCCGCTGCGTGCGCCACTCTTTTTCGCGTATCGCCATTTGATCAATGTAGTGGAGAAAATCGGGTACAGTCGCATGGCGCTTGGCGGCAGCCAATATTTGCTGCAGTTCGTCGCTCCAGCGGTCTTTGCCGTCTTCCCGATTCTTCGCACGTTTCTTTAAATATTCGCGGAGCTTGCCATCCTCAAAAATTAGTTCCAAAGCCTGCGCAGCCGAACATTCACGACAGGAAGTGAGGATGTCCGCTACCGCCTGTAAATGCTTGCGCTGGTATGGCTTGAGCTGCGTCATTTGCGGCAGGACGTGGAGAATGGGGAGGTCCTCCAATATCGCCTGACTGCGTAGCGCATTCCACATCTCTTGGGAAATGTAGAGCGTAGGCAGAATTTCTTTTAACGCGTCCGTATCATCCGGATTCATAGCTAGGCGTAAATATTGCAACGTCCAGCGCACCGTCTGCCGCTGGTAGAAGGAATCTTCCTCCTGCGTGTAGTGGAAGGAGATGCCTGCTTCACTCAGACGCTCCAGTATCGGACGTGCGGATTCATTCGTGCGAAACAAGATCGCGCATTCGCCTAAAATGGCACCCCGCTCTTGCCGATGGATGATTTCATCGACGATGCGAGAGGCTTGTTCTTCCTCGTCCTCCGGCTCGAAAAGATACGTGTCTCCCTCTTCGCGATGAAAGGAACGGCATTCTTTTTCCCATCGTTCCCGGTTGTGACCGATCAAGGAATAACCGAGACTGACGATAGAGGAGTGAGAGCGGTAATTGACTTCCAATGTGATCGTCTGGGCTTCAGGAAAATCTTTGGTAAAGCCCAGTATGTACTGCGGATCACTCCCGCGAAATCCGTAAATCGACTGATCATCATCGCCAATAACGCACAGATTGTTCTGTGGAGCAGCCAGTAGTTTCACCGTCTCATACTGGATGCGGTTAATATCCTGAAACTCGTCGACCATTACGTGGGTGATTCGCTCCTGATACCGTCGCAAAAGCTGGGCATCTTCTCGCAGCATCTCGTAGCAGCCGATCAGCATGTCATCAAAGTCGAACCAGTTATGCTTTTTCTTGGCTTCCTCATAGACCGGATAAAGCTGCTGAGCCTGTCGCTCCGTATCGTTCGCAGGTTCCCGATACGCCACATCATGGGGGAGGATATATTCATTTTTCCAGCGGCTGATGACGCCGAGTGCATCGAGTGCTTCGTTTTCCTTGAGCGTGAGCAGATCGTCATGACCCAAAAGCGCACCTGTTTCCCGCAAAAGACGCCACTTTTGCCATTCTTTTTTCAAAAGGCGCTGCTGGTCCCAAAGAGTAGGCTGATGGTGCAGAAGCATCCGATAGAAGATGCTGTGAAACGTACCCGCAACCAGTTCGCGTGCTTGACCAGGAAGAAGCTGCCGGGCAATGCGCTGGCGAATTTCCTCGGCTGCCTTGGTCGTAAAGGTAACGACCATGATCTTTTTAGGTTCTACGCCCAGATCCTGGATGAGGTGAGCCGTACGGGCTGTCATCACGCGCGTCTTGCCACTTCCAGCTCCAGCCAAAATGAGCAAGGGACCATCTGTGGTATGAACTGCACGTTGCTGTCCTGGATGCAGCGGTTCATTGCGCTTTTGCTCTGCGAGATGCTGGATGCTCTTTTTGGGCGTCAGCCTTTTACGAAAGATAGGTGGCTTGGGAGTAGGGGGAGGCACCGTGACACTG
This is a stretch of genomic DNA from Brevibacillus choshinensis. It encodes these proteins:
- a CDS encoding UvrD-helicase domain-containing protein, with protein sequence MKHAFLDNKPILLQPETYNRIPFWRMAARQDQVRCPACASPLRLIAGISFEPYFAHPEGVSCPSSEQADVLPPDWLQAQEEAAAATAPLLEDKPAEEDVDDDTEMIGSFRLPQKRTIGSSVTVPPPTPKPPIFRKRLTPKKSIQHLAEQKRNEPLHPGQQRAVHTTDGPLLILAGAGSGKTRVMTARTAHLIQDLGVEPKKIMVVTFTTKAAEEIRQRIARQLLPGQARELVAGTFHSIFYRMLLHHQPTLWDQQRLLKKEWQKWRLLRETGALLGHDDLLTLKENEALDALGVISRWKNEYILPHDVAYREPANDTERQAQQLYPVYEEAKKKHNWFDFDDMLIGCYEMLREDAQLLRRYQERITHVMVDEFQDINRIQYETVKLLAAPQNNLCVIGDDDQSIYGFRGSDPQYILGFTKDFPEAQTITLEVNYRSHSSIVSLGYSLIGHNRERWEKECRSFHREEGDTYLFEPEDEEEQASRIVDEIIHRQERGAILGECAILFRTNESARPILERLSEAGISFHYTQEEDSFYQRQTVRWTLQYLRLAMNPDDTDALKEILPTLYISQEMWNALRSQAILEDLPILHVLPQMTQLKPYQRKHLQAVADILTSCRECSAAQALELIFEDGKLREYLKKRAKNREDGKDRWSDELQQILAAAKRHATVPDFLHYIDQMAIREKEWRTQRPLPDEAVHVLSIHRAKGLEYDHVFLPDLVEGALPHEYTLDELRKGGSAALEEERRLLYVAITRARHSLCIGIPRERFGRKTRISRFVAEMGR
- the fabI gene encoding enoyl-ACP reductase FabI: MNTLLEGKNIVIMGVANHRSIAWGIAQSLHKAGANLIFTYQGERLRENVAELSAKLGKESLLVNCDVTRDEDVEAAFAVIREQVGVIHGLAHCIAFAKTEELEGEYVNTSRDGYALAQDISAYSLVAVARAARPLMTEGGSIVTMTYLGGERAVPNYNVMGVAKAALDASVRYLANDLGKENIRVNAISAGPIRTLAAKGIRNFNSVLKEIEEKAPLRRTIDQSEVGDTALFLFSSLSRGITGEILHVDAGYSIMGG